The Manihot esculenta cultivar AM560-2 chromosome 11, M.esculenta_v8, whole genome shotgun sequence genome includes a region encoding these proteins:
- the LOC110626168 gene encoding U-box domain-containing protein 13: MEEEKGAVVQSLIDTVNEIASISDYRVTVKKQYCNLARRLKLLTPMFEEIRESKEPIPEETAKALVLLKQALDSAKELLKFGSEGSKIYLVLEREQIMKKYHDVTTQLEQALSGISYENLDISDEVKEQVELVHAQFRRAKGRVDPPDVELYEDLLSLYNKSKDAAIDPAVLRRSSEKLQLKGIADLTQESIALHEMVAATGGDPEENIEKMSMLLKKIKDFVQTENPNMDTPASERSHPPNGSGQASANGNHKAPVIPDDFRCPISLELMKDPVIVSTGQTYERACIEKWLEAGHTTCPKTQQALNGTALTPNFVLRSLIAQWCEANGIEPPKRPSSSRCNKTSSAYSPAERTKIEILLHKLTSGSPEDQRSAAGEIRLLAKRNADNRVAIAEAGAIPLLVGLLSTPDSRIQEHAVTALLNLSICEDNKGSIISAGAVPGIVHVLKKGSMEARENAAATLFSLSVVDENKVTIGSSGAIPPLVTLLSEGTQRGKKDAATALFNLCIYQGNKGKAVRAGVVPTLMRLLTEPGGGMVDEALAILAILASHPEGKAAIGSAEAVSVLVEVIGNGSPRNRENAAAVLVHLCAGDQKYLAEAQELGVMGPLVDLAQNGTDRGKRKAQQLIERMSRFVGQQKQAQAQTETQSQVQTQQPQPSSISNPADK, encoded by the exons ATGGAGGAAGAGAAAGGGGCAGTAGTTCAGAGTTTGATTGATACGGTGAATGAGATTGCTTCGATCTCTGATTATAGAGTTACGGTGAAGAAGCAGTATTGCAATTTAGCGAGAAGATTGAAGCTTTTGACGCCAATGTTCGAGGAGATTAGAGAAAGCAAGGAGCCGATTCCTGAAGAGACTGCGAAAGCTTTAGTTTTGTTAAAACAGGCTCTGGATTCAGCAAAGGAGTTGCTCAAATTTGGCAGCGAAGGCAGTAAGATTTACCtg GTCTTGGAGAGGGAACAAATTATGAAAAAGTATCACGATGTGACAACTCAACTGGAACAAGCTCTAAGTGGAATTTCCTATGAAAACCTTGATATATCAGATGAAGTTAAGGAACAG GTTGAGCTTGTCCATGCTCAGTTCAGGAGAGCGAAAGGAAGGGTTGATCCTCCCGATGTGGAGCTGTATGAAGATCTATTATCCCTTTATAACAAGAGCAAAGATGCAGCAATAGATCCAGCTGTCCTAAGAAGATCATCTGAGAAGTTACAATTGAAGGGGATAGCTGACCTTACACAAGAGTCAATAGCCTTGCATGAAATGGTTGCTGCCACTGGCGGTGATCCTGAGGAAAACATTGAAAAAATGTCGATGCTATTGAAGAAAATTAAGGATTTTGTACAAACAGAAAACCCCAACATGGACACTCCTGCAAGTGAAAGGAGCCATCCTCCAAATGGCAGTGGACAAGCTTCCGCCAATGGGAATCACAAGGCCCCAGTTATACCAGATGACTTCCGCTGTCCAATATCCCTGGAATTGATGAAAGATCCTGTTATTGTTTCAACAGGCCAG ACCTACGAGCGTGCCTGCATTGAGAAGTGGCTGGAAGCAGGACATACCACATGTCCAAAGACTCAACAGGCCCTCAATGGTACTGCTCTCACACCCAACTTTGTACTGCGCAGCCTCATAGCCCAGTGGTGTGAAGCAAATGGGATTGAACCACCAAAACGACCCAGCAGTTCACGATGTAACAAAACCTCATCGGCCTACTCACCTGCTGAGCGTACAAAGATTGAAATTCTCCTTCACAAACTCACTTCTGGTAGCCCTGAAGACCAGCGTTCTGCTGCAGGTGAGATCCGCCTTCTTGCCAAGCGGAATGCAGATAATCGTGTGGCAATTGCTGAAGCTGGTGCAATCCCTCTCCTTGTGGGCCTTCTCTCAACACCCGATTCTCGAATCCAAGAACATGCTGTTACTGCCCTTCTCAACCTTTCTATATGTGAAGATAACAAAGGAAGCATCATATCAGCTGGGGCAGTTCCTGGTATTGTACATGTGCTCAAGAAGGGCAGCATGGAAGCTCGGGAAAATGCTGCAGCCACCCTTTTCAGTCTTTCGGTTGTGGATGAAAATAAAGTTACAATAGGTTCTTCAGGAGCTATCCCTCCACTTGTGACACTTCTAAGTGAGGGTACACAAAGGGGGAAAAAAGATGCTGCAACAGCACTTTTCAACTTGTGCATCTATCAGGGGAACAAGGGAAAGGCAGTGAGGGCTGGAGTTGTGCCCACACTAATGCGTCTGCTGACAGAACCTGGAGGTGGAATGGTGGATGAAGCACTTGCTATTTTAGCTATACTAGCTAGCCACCCTGAAGGGAAGGCAGCCATTGGATCTGCAGAGGCAGTGTCAGTTTTGGTGGAAGTTATTGGGAACGGATCCCCAAGGAACAGGGAGAACGCAGCTGCGGTTTTGGTGCACCTTTGTGCCGGCGACCAGAAATATTTGGCAGAAGCGCAAGAGCTTGGAGTAATGGGGCCTCTAGTAGATTTGGCCCAAAATGGAACAGACCGGGGAAAGAGGAAGGCGCAACAGTTGATTGAGCGAATGAGCAGGTTTGTTGGGCAGCAAAAGCAGGCTCAGGCACAAACTGAAACTCAATCTCAGGTTCAGACTCAGCAGCCCCAGCCATCCTCCATATCAAATCCTGCTGATAAATGA